A window of Cohnella herbarum contains these coding sequences:
- a CDS encoding adenosylcobinamide amidohydrolase has product MTQPFRDRTVTVYRSALWPELELRYVANEGHVLIRSDDIYDVLSNAPYRGGASKANRFVNWKVPLTYNCSDPASMMREEMHLWGYPPDMAIGLQTAAHITHSAFAEENGDEFKLLVCASAGTGNAARAGLVRETFSAYVPGTINIMIFVDGKMTHSAMVNAIISATEAKSAALDDLKVKDYAHDRVATGTTTDTVLVAVSQSDTYAPIHQYAGAATTIGNAIGRLAYEAVYEAVRTQGEPLL; this is encoded by the coding sequence ATGACACAACCTTTTCGCGATCGTACGGTTACGGTCTATCGATCCGCCTTATGGCCGGAGCTGGAACTTCGCTATGTCGCGAATGAGGGCCATGTCCTAATCCGCAGCGATGACATCTACGATGTGCTCAGCAATGCGCCTTATCGCGGCGGGGCTAGCAAAGCGAATCGATTCGTGAACTGGAAGGTGCCCTTAACCTATAATTGCTCGGATCCCGCATCGATGATGCGTGAAGAGATGCACCTGTGGGGATACCCGCCGGATATGGCGATCGGACTGCAGACTGCCGCTCATATTACGCACAGCGCCTTCGCCGAAGAGAACGGAGACGAGTTTAAGCTGCTGGTCTGCGCATCCGCGGGAACGGGTAACGCGGCCAGAGCCGGTCTTGTTCGCGAGACTTTCTCGGCATACGTACCGGGGACGATCAATATTATGATTTTCGTCGATGGCAAGATGACGCATAGCGCCATGGTGAACGCGATCATTAGCGCAACGGAAGCGAAGAGCGCCGCCTTGGACGATTTGAAAGTGAAGGATTACGCTCATGATCGCGTTGCGACGGGAACGACGACCGACACCGTCCTCGTCGCGGTGAGTCAATCGGATACTTACGCGCCGATCCATCAATATGCCGGGGCGGCGACGACGATCGGCAACGCGATCGGTCGGCTTGCGTACGAAGCAGTATATGAAGCGGTTCGGACGCAGGGAGAACCCCTATTATGA
- the cbiB gene encoding adenosylcobinamide-phosphate synthase CbiB, translated as MIEAGIIASAFIIDLAVGDPRALPHPVVGMGYIIRKLERPLRNLANQRWFRKLCGGSGSSRGRALKIAGVAYPIVLVGGSFALTWLLIGLLFRLHPWLAYGMEAWLISTTIATRGLGDAGMDIYRLLKQRDLPKSRHALSMIVGRDTDTLDESEITRGAVETVAENIVDAILSPLLFALIGGAPLAMAYRAANTLDSMVGYKNDKYLDLGWASARFDDVANFIPARLSALFIAIAASMLRLPFKRSLRTVNRDARLHPSPNSGFPESAVAGALGVQLGGLNYYKGVASDRARMGEPLQPLKADHIRLTVRLMYVSSTLFLVLIVVAAALLN; from the coding sequence ATGATAGAAGCGGGAATTATCGCCAGCGCGTTTATTATCGATCTGGCGGTCGGAGATCCGAGAGCGCTGCCTCACCCTGTCGTCGGGATGGGATATATTATTCGTAAATTGGAGCGACCTTTGCGCAATTTGGCTAATCAGAGGTGGTTCCGCAAGCTTTGCGGCGGTTCCGGGTCTTCGAGGGGCAGAGCGTTGAAGATAGCCGGGGTCGCATATCCGATCGTGCTTGTCGGAGGTTCTTTCGCGCTTACTTGGCTGTTGATCGGTTTGTTATTCCGGTTACACCCTTGGCTCGCGTATGGGATGGAAGCTTGGCTGATCTCTACGACGATCGCGACACGCGGTTTAGGCGATGCCGGAATGGACATTTATCGTTTGCTTAAGCAACGGGATCTGCCGAAATCCAGGCATGCGTTGTCCATGATCGTAGGTCGCGATACGGATACGTTGGATGAAAGCGAGATTACGCGCGGGGCGGTAGAAACCGTAGCGGAAAATATCGTTGACGCCATCCTATCCCCGCTATTGTTCGCGTTAATCGGCGGCGCTCCGCTTGCCATGGCCTACCGTGCGGCGAATACGCTCGATTCGATGGTCGGCTATAAGAACGACAAATATCTCGATCTCGGTTGGGCATCGGCGCGCTTCGATGACGTAGCCAACTTTATTCCGGCTCGGCTCTCGGCGTTGTTCATCGCGATCGCCGCTTCGATGCTCCGCCTGCCGTTCAAGCGCTCTCTACGCACGGTGAACCGCGACGCCCGCCTGCATCCGAGTCCGAACAGCGGTTTCCCCGAATCCGCGGTAGCGGGAGCCTTGGGCGTACAGCTTGGCGGCCTCAACTATTACAAAGGCGTAGCATCGGACAGGGCTAGAATGGGCGAGCCCCTTCAACCGCTCAAGGCCGACCACATCAGGCTGACCGTTCGTCTCATGTATGTGAGCTCGACATTATTTTTGGTTTTGATAGTCGTTGCTGCCGCGCTGCTAAATTAA
- a CDS encoding RNA polymerase sigma factor has protein sequence MDGYSKIEEWFLTYGSDVHHFLVYYTGQNQVEDLVQDVFAKAMKGLHRFEGRSSPKTWLFSIALRVAMDDQRKRKRIGLLGHRLRREQTVSVPTPEEIHFHREDLQSVYVCLMKLKRTYRDVLLLRVMEDFSANETAEILNWTATRVNVTLHRAIKKLRIQYESLEGGGKLATGRE, from the coding sequence ATGGACGGATATTCGAAGATCGAGGAGTGGTTTCTGACCTATGGGTCCGATGTCCATCATTTCCTTGTCTACTATACGGGCCAGAATCAGGTGGAGGACCTCGTTCAGGACGTGTTCGCGAAAGCGATGAAAGGTTTGCATCGTTTCGAAGGAAGATCGAGTCCGAAAACATGGCTATTCTCAATCGCCCTTCGCGTTGCCATGGACGACCAGAGAAAGAGGAAGAGGATCGGGTTGCTAGGGCATCGATTGAGAAGAGAGCAAACGGTGTCCGTCCCGACTCCGGAGGAAATTCATTTTCATCGCGAGGATCTGCAAAGCGTGTATGTCTGTCTGATGAAGCTCAAGCGCACGTATAGAGACGTGTTGCTTCTGCGCGTGATGGAAGACTTCTCGGCTAACGAAACGGCGGAAATTCTGAATTGGACCGCTACTCGGGTTAACGTAACGTTACATCGGGCGATCAAGAAACTACGAATCCAATACGAGTCGTTAGAAGGAGGCGGGAAACTTGCTACGGGAAGAGAATGA
- a CDS encoding SOS response-associated peptidase, protein MRMCNRYSLTAELSDLTEDFRIDSVHVPYFMRYNIAPTQQVPIIQQIGEERCLNQHRWGLMPYWGKNSINANVDTLGDRQYLRTMLTKKRCVVPCSGFYIWKQEGKSKSAWRAVHRKKATFAMPGIYDVWLDSEKNEFPMCTVITRGSAFDTDHTLPVILDEEAMDLWLDPKETRTEMLQSLLQSLPDADFRTYPVTPFVENIAWETPDCIAEVHSSLSLVKI, encoded by the coding sequence ATGCGTATGTGTAATCGATATTCGTTAACGGCGGAGCTGTCGGATCTGACTGAGGATTTCCGCATCGACAGCGTTCATGTTCCCTATTTCATGCGTTACAATATCGCGCCGACCCAACAGGTTCCGATTATTCAGCAGATCGGCGAAGAACGCTGCTTGAACCAGCACCGGTGGGGTTTAATGCCTTATTGGGGCAAAAACTCGATCAACGCGAACGTGGATACGCTGGGAGACCGGCAATATTTGCGAACGATGCTGACGAAGAAAAGATGCGTCGTTCCTTGCAGCGGATTCTACATTTGGAAGCAGGAAGGCAAGAGCAAAAGCGCTTGGAGAGCCGTCCATCGGAAGAAAGCAACGTTCGCGATGCCGGGTATTTACGATGTATGGCTCGATTCGGAGAAAAACGAGTTTCCGATGTGCACCGTCATTACGAGGGGATCCGCATTCGATACCGACCACACGCTGCCGGTTATATTGGATGAAGAAGCGATGGACTTGTGGCTCGATCCGAAGGAAACTCGGACGGAAATGCTTCAGTCGCTGCTTCAATCTCTGCCGGACGCCGATTTCAGAACCTACCCCGTGACGCCGTTCGTGGAAAATATCGCCTGGGAAACACCGGATTGCATCGCGGAAGTCCACTCGTCGTTGTCGCTCGTTAAAATCTAA
- a CDS encoding serine hydrolase: MNIVTRTFRSLLGVTLVIALTIPSNSYASTPATQSNGPSDPHEVENFMDGFFRRADVKTMLVGAVVAIVSGDKVQLNKGYGYSNLKLRSLVDPDRTLFRVASISKTITATAVMQLAEQGKVDLDADVNRYMAGVSIPNRTGTTLTLKHLLTHTSGFDYTDGTEDEGDPSEAPLPLESFVKEQLPTVVRKPGEAFRYDNYGYDVLGYAVQSVTGKPFEKVAANEIFTPLGMVNSSFALTPNVQSRMATPYDGEGNPLPQYATIPSILPDGGMISTGADMARFMLAQLNGGKAIGSGSSILNATSINAMQRLSVSIHPGIPGVGYGFESSYPSLNNGQYVVDKSGVSSGFQSHLWLLPDRKAGLFVALNSTRDAKKLRAALIQAFMDHYYPKTNETETLTPLHLKRQQLQRFEGEYSDLRMKYLHYGITAHDDGLTVNDSNGEHELIPIEPLLFRDSEGKLAAFKEDDKGNIAYFSYSKADSWSERLPDRKLYADVPDNHPYAKFIYYAQQQSLLRKEEEPAFRPEETITRAEFVGQLMTLAGDPLSNEPSLFVDTNNQRYASEIQTALEYGIIKGTPGGRFEPNRPMTRQEAAMALTRALLIGLGSAGAVPLEAELKGDTDPWAIKGVENVVARGYYGPEVVKDAEGKVDYRSKQPMLRQEAAAMFYRFP, from the coding sequence ATGAACATTGTAACAAGAACGTTTCGAAGCTTGCTTGGCGTAACGCTCGTAATCGCTTTGACTATTCCGTCGAATAGTTATGCAAGTACGCCGGCAACACAATCAAACGGGCCATCCGATCCCCATGAGGTCGAGAATTTTATGGACGGGTTTTTTCGACGGGCCGATGTGAAAACGATGCTCGTTGGCGCGGTAGTTGCAATAGTCAGCGGAGATAAGGTACAGCTTAATAAGGGGTATGGCTACTCTAATCTAAAGCTTCGGTCGCTTGTTGATCCCGACCGTACGTTGTTCCGGGTAGCTTCGATTTCGAAGACGATAACGGCAACGGCCGTGATGCAGCTTGCCGAACAAGGGAAGGTAGACCTTGATGCCGACGTGAACCGATACATGGCAGGGGTTAGCATTCCTAATCGGACAGGGACGACATTAACGTTGAAGCATCTGTTGACCCATACAAGCGGCTTCGATTACACGGATGGGACGGAGGATGAGGGAGATCCTTCGGAAGCTCCGTTACCGTTGGAAAGCTTTGTGAAAGAGCAGCTGCCGACGGTCGTTCGCAAGCCTGGCGAAGCGTTCCGCTATGATAACTACGGTTATGATGTGCTAGGTTATGCGGTTCAGAGCGTGACAGGCAAGCCTTTCGAAAAGGTTGCCGCTAACGAAATTTTTACCCCGCTCGGCATGGTAAACAGCTCATTCGCGCTAACTCCGAATGTTCAATCCAGGATGGCAACTCCGTATGACGGAGAAGGGAATCCCCTTCCTCAGTATGCTACGATTCCGAGCATCTTGCCGGACGGGGGAATGATCTCGACGGGAGCGGATATGGCAAGGTTTATGCTGGCGCAATTAAACGGCGGCAAGGCGATCGGTTCCGGTTCTTCGATTCTGAACGCGACATCGATTAACGCTATGCAACGGCTAAGCGTCTCGATTCATCCCGGCATTCCGGGAGTCGGCTATGGATTCGAGTCATCGTATCCAAGCTTGAACAATGGTCAGTATGTGGTAGATAAAAGCGGTGTTTCCTCGGGGTTTCAATCCCACTTGTGGCTGCTTCCGGACCGTAAGGCGGGCCTGTTCGTGGCGCTGAATAGCACGCGGGATGCCAAGAAGCTTCGAGCGGCGCTGATTCAAGCTTTTATGGATCACTACTATCCTAAAACAAATGAAACTGAAACTTTGACTCCGCTTCATCTCAAGAGGCAGCAGCTTCAGCGGTTTGAAGGGGAATACAGCGACCTGAGAATGAAATATTTGCACTACGGGATCACGGCGCATGACGACGGCTTAACCGTCAACGATTCTAATGGAGAGCATGAGCTTATTCCGATTGAACCTTTGCTATTTCGGGATTCAGAAGGCAAGCTTGCTGCTTTCAAAGAAGACGACAAGGGAAACATCGCTTATTTTTCCTACAGCAAGGCGGATAGTTGGTCCGAAAGATTGCCGGATAGAAAGCTCTACGCCGATGTGCCGGACAATCATCCGTACGCAAAATTCATTTATTACGCACAGCAGCAGAGCCTGCTTCGGAAAGAGGAAGAACCGGCCTTCAGGCCGGAAGAGACTATAACGCGTGCCGAATTCGTTGGTCAATTAATGACTTTAGCCGGGGATCCGCTTTCTAATGAACCTAGTTTGTTCGTAGATACGAACAACCAACGCTATGCTTCCGAAATTCAAACCGCATTAGAATACGGCATCATCAAGGGGACGCCTGGGGGGCGATTCGAGCCAAACCGTCCAATGACTAGGCAAGAAGCGGCTATGGCGTTAACTCGCGCGCTTCTGATCGGTCTCGGTTCCGCGGGAGCCGTTCCGCTCGAAGCCGAATTAAAGGGAGATACCGACCCGTGGGCCATTAAAGGGGTGGAAAACGTGGTCGCGCGCGGCTACTATGGGCCGGAAGTCGTTAAGGATGCCGAGGGTAAGGTCGATTATCGTTCCAAACAGCCTATGCTTCGTCAAGAAGCCGCGGCTATGTTTTACCGATTTCCGTAG